The Candidatus Dependentiae bacterium genome contains a region encoding:
- the ftsW gene encoding putative lipid II flippase FtsW: MEYDHNEVKKDLRFLLIIVLALTLIGFIFIYSSSSVYAFEKFGSSFYFIKKQLLYLVPAIISFFIFAAVPQNSLKKFTPLLFFLSLILTTLTLVSNMGLKLHGSSRWLILGNFSLQPSEFLKLFLFLYIGYFIEKKKKKVKSLVHSYLPFLIILGITFLILLKQPDFGSVITIFSTALVLFFIANFNMIHLFSTVLLSIPAIIYLIYSKSYRLNRILIFLNPWADPKGSGFQIIQSLIAIGCGKFWGVGISNSSQKFFYLPMQHTDFIFPIIAEEVGFVGSLVIIALYLMFLYFGVRIALKLESDFAFFTTIGFVVLITIQAVINLMVSCGLLPTKGLGLPFISYGGSSLVAIFCMLGIIANFSNRN; this comes from the coding sequence ATGGAATACGATCATAACGAAGTAAAAAAAGATTTGAGATTCCTGTTAATTATAGTTTTGGCATTGACTTTAATAGGTTTTATTTTTATATATTCTTCCAGCTCCGTATATGCTTTTGAAAAATTTGGATCTTCATTTTATTTTATTAAAAAACAATTATTGTATTTGGTTCCGGCTATAATAAGTTTTTTTATTTTTGCCGCTGTGCCGCAAAATAGTTTAAAAAAATTTACGCCGTTATTATTTTTCTTATCATTGATTCTAACTACATTAACTTTGGTTTCAAATATGGGGCTTAAGTTGCATGGTTCATCCAGATGGTTGATTTTGGGAAATTTTAGTTTGCAACCAAGTGAATTTTTAAAATTATTTTTATTTTTATATATAGGGTATTTTATAGAAAAAAAGAAAAAAAAGGTAAAATCTTTAGTTCATAGTTATTTGCCGTTTTTAATAATTTTGGGTATTACTTTTTTAATTTTATTAAAACAACCGGATTTTGGATCGGTTATAACAATATTTTCTACAGCTTTGGTTTTGTTTTTTATAGCAAATTTTAATATGATACATCTATTTTCTACGGTTTTATTATCAATTCCTGCAATTATTTATTTAATTTATTCAAAATCATATAGGTTAAATAGAATTTTAATCTTTTTAAATCCGTGGGCCGATCCTAAAGGTAGTGGTTTTCAAATTATTCAATCACTTATAGCTATAGGATGTGGTAAATTTTGGGGCGTTGGAATTTCCAATTCTTCTCAAAAGTTTTTCTATCTTCCCATGCAACATACCGATTTCATCTTTCCAATTATTGCCGAAGAAGTTGGGTTTGTAGGTTCTTTGGTTATAATCGCTTTATATTTAATGTTTTTATATTTTGGCGTTCGAATAGCGTTAAAATTAGAATCTGATTTTGCTTTTTTTACCACCATTGGATTTGTAGTTCTTATAACCATTCAAGCTGTTATAAATTTGATGGTTTCTTGCGGTCTTTTACCCACAAAAGGGCTTGGATTACCATTTATTAGTTATGGTGGAAGTTCTCTGGTTGCAATCTTTTGTATGCTTGGTATAATTGCAAACTTTTCAAATAGAAATTAA